The following coding sequences lie in one Mycoplasma crocodyli MP145 genomic window:
- a CDS encoding preprotein translocase subunit YajC → MVEKVNMFFEETNKYAYIQTQQIILYVFCALITLYIFFMMIIIPILKKKKDDKNLKERVKLYQELKPGHEVLMASGVFGELIDKQGEIYFVEIAPNTVIKVNRNYILGFYDQEIATKIANQKNKKKEK, encoded by the coding sequence ATGGTCGAAAAAGTCAATATGTTTTTTGAGGAAACTAATAAATATGCATACATACAAACACAACAAATTATTTTGTATGTATTTTGTGCATTAATTACACTATATATTTTCTTCATGATGATTATTATTCCAATCTTAAAAAAGAAAAAAGATGATAAAAATCTTAAAGAAAGAGTAAAACTATACCAAGAATTAAAACCTGGTCATGAAGTTTTAATGGCTAGTGGTGTTTTTGGTGAATTAATTGATAAACAAGGTGAAATTTATTTTGTTGAGATAGCACCAAATACAGTTATTAAAGTAAATAGAAATTATATTTTAGGCTTTTATGACCAAGAAATTGCTACAAAAATTGCTAATCAAAAAAATAAAAAGAAGGAGAAATAA
- a CDS encoding PTS sugar transporter subunit IIA — protein MKVDFIIVGHAKYPEGIKSVLEFVVGIEENVYTYNIDENNEINSLKTKLETHFNNDNAKVIIADIPGGSPHQKAMELAMNNKKQQVIVFGGLSTSAIIDTSIKALLLSPSDFETLKNNCKANFDNIASFTTYYSN, from the coding sequence ATGAAAGTAGATTTTATAATCGTAGGACACGCTAAATACCCAGAAGGAATTAAGAGTGTTTTAGAATTTGTTGTAGGTATTGAAGAAAATGTATATACCTATAACATAGATGAAAACAATGAAATAAATAGTTTAAAAACTAAATTAGAAACACACTTTAATAATGATAATGCAAAGGTAATAATTGCTGATATTCCTGGAGGCTCACCTCATCAAAAAGCAATGGAATTGGCAATGAATAATAAAAAACAACAAGTTATTGTTTTCGGTGGATTAAGCACTTCAGCAATTATAGATACTTCAATAAAAGCTCTTTTATTAAGTCCGTCAGATTTCGAAACTTTAAAAAATAATTGTAAAGCTAACTTTGATAATATAGCTAGTTTTACAACATACTACAGCAATTAG
- a CDS encoding PTS system mannose/fructose/sorbose family transporter subunit IID, which yields MKESNTRTDFVEINASQNPNEKLGKLSILMYIWIAFRSYLLQSGFNYANFQGLGYANAIYPGLKKIYGKGAKLKEALLNNIEFFNSNPQTLPLITSVHLSLLANGQSVNDARTIKMSLMGPLAGIGDSLSQFAIFPLFSIIAVGFAQTGSMLGPIIFLFGINAVLIAMRVSLGILGYKLGERAIGKLATSMQTIIRISSMVGVTIISALAIRLTKVNFSLEFAQRIDAGAAGFQVKAISVQQILNNIMPLMAAGIWVMFIYFMVTKYKWSPYKVIIVTILVGITCGVFGILGV from the coding sequence ATGAAGGAATCTAATACAAGAACAGACTTTGTAGAAATTAATGCAAGTCAAAATCCGAATGAAAAACTTGGTAAATTATCAATCTTGATGTACATTTGAATAGCATTTAGATCATATCTATTACAAAGTGGATTTAACTATGCTAACTTTCAAGGTTTAGGATATGCAAATGCAATTTATCCAGGACTTAAAAAAATATATGGTAAAGGTGCCAAATTAAAAGAAGCTTTACTAAATAACATTGAGTTCTTTAACTCAAACCCTCAAACATTACCATTAATAACATCTGTGCATTTATCGCTTTTAGCAAATGGACAAAGTGTTAATGATGCTAGAACAATTAAAATGTCTCTAATGGGTCCTTTAGCCGGAATTGGAGATTCACTTTCTCAATTTGCAATCTTTCCGCTATTTTCTATAATAGCTGTCGGATTTGCGCAAACAGGATCAATGTTAGGTCCAATCATCTTCCTTTTTGGAATTAATGCAGTTCTTATCGCTATGAGAGTTTCATTAGGAATTTTAGGATATAAACTTGGTGAAAGAGCAATTGGAAAATTAGCAACATCAATGCAAACAATAATTAGAATAAGCTCAATGGTTGGAGTAACAATTATTTCTGCCTTAGCTATTAGATTAACAAAGGTTAATTTCTCACTTGAATTTGCTCAAAGAATCGATGCTGGTGCAGCAGGATTCCAAGTAAAAGCAATTTCAGTTCAACAAATTTTAAATAACATTATGCCTTTAATGGCTGCTGGAATATGAGTTATGTTTATTTACTTCATGGTAACAAAATACAAATGAAGTCCATATAAAGTAATTATAGTAACTATTTTAGTAGGTATTACTTGTGGTGTATTTGGAATACTAGGAGTCTAG
- a CDS encoding PTS sugar transporter subunit IIC, producing MEITSAQALFIGLWAAIAVTGTLLGNYTATPLVYATGVGIILGDIQTGIIVGAAGQTVWLGFGVSQGGVRPPDPIAPGIFATVIAIASRQSSGGVALAPMTITDAGVFIGYSVPIGIMMQLLITFLFTLMSPISQLAKKAIENEKYWLFKLYSNMSMIVLVLFTFGFGIAVGFSANGLSTLANEIPDWLRIGFRVAGGLLPALGFALILKVMIKKEYIGFVFIGYFLTLVFEIIATVTKTSFSVLGLAITAFGFVMIIVSIAKLAGFDEKLKTPIMPINMQNNQNNNGGQDEGI from the coding sequence ATGGAAATAACAAGTGCTCAAGCCTTATTTATCGGTTTATGAGCTGCAATTGCTGTTACAGGTACTTTACTTGGAAACTATACAGCAACACCTTTAGTTTATGCAACTGGTGTAGGGATTATTCTTGGTGATATACAAACCGGAATAATCGTTGGTGCAGCAGGTCAAACTGTATGACTTGGTTTTGGAGTTAGTCAAGGTGGAGTTAGACCTCCAGATCCTATTGCGCCCGGTATATTTGCTACTGTTATAGCAATTGCCTCTAGACAATCAAGTGGTGGTGTTGCATTAGCACCAATGACAATTACTGATGCAGGAGTATTTATAGGATATTCAGTTCCTATTGGAATAATGATGCAATTATTAATTACATTCTTATTCACATTAATGTCACCAATTTCACAATTAGCTAAAAAAGCAATTGAGAATGAAAAATATTGACTATTTAAACTATATTCAAATATGTCAATGATAGTTCTTGTATTATTTACTTTCGGATTTGGAATTGCAGTAGGATTTAGTGCAAATGGTCTATCAACATTAGCTAATGAAATTCCAGATTGATTAAGAATTGGATTTAGAGTAGCTGGTGGATTGTTACCTGCTCTTGGATTTGCTTTAATTCTTAAAGTAATGATTAAAAAAGAATACATTGGATTTGTATTTATTGGATATTTCTTAACTTTAGTATTTGAAATAATAGCAACAGTTACAAAGACAAGTTTCTCAGTTTTAGGTCTTGCAATAACTGCGTTTGGATTTGTAATGATAATTGTTTCGATTGCAAAACTAGCGGGATTTGATGAAAAACTAAAAACACCTATTATGCCTATAAACATGCAAAATAATCAAAATAACAATGGAGGTCAAGATGAAGGAATCTAA
- a CDS encoding PTS sugar transporter subunit IIB: MAKIIHARVDERLMHGQASIWMQVNGCNSVIVANDDAANNQTQQDLMRVTVPQGIRCSFYSIDKLIEIWPKAADWQLFYLVIQSIEDIYKLFKGGIPFEEINIGNTHTRDDRERITPSINLSKKEKELIKEMYEAGIKFNTQSLPGVTKGLVEITKLIS; encoded by the coding sequence ATGGCAAAAATAATACATGCTAGAGTAGATGAAAGATTAATGCATGGTCAAGCATCAATCTGAATGCAAGTTAATGGTTGCAATTCAGTAATTGTAGCTAATGACGATGCAGCCAATAATCAAACTCAACAAGATTTAATGAGAGTTACTGTTCCGCAAGGAATAAGATGTAGCTTTTATTCAATTGATAAATTAATAGAAATATGACCTAAAGCAGCTGATTGACAACTATTTTATTTAGTTATTCAATCAATTGAAGATATTTATAAACTTTTTAAAGGAGGAATTCCTTTTGAAGAAATAAACATCGGTAATACACACACAAGAGATGATAGAGAAAGAATTACTCCTTCTATTAACTTAAGTAAAAAAGAAAAAGAACTAATCAAAGAAATGTATGAAGCTGGAATTAAATTCAATACTCAATCACTTCCAGGTGTTACAAAAGGATTAGTAGAAATAACTAAATTAATTAGTTAG
- a CDS encoding glycoside hydrolase family 88 protein: MFRNNNKTIIEKDLILKQKTLSKDFLKSAIDKAIKQIDLNIEYFGSDLYPTPQTFNNIYTKMDNTEWTNGFWSGIIWLAYEYTKDKKYLEIGQKHVDDYLHRIKNKIEVNHHDMGFLYSLSCVASYKLTKNPKAKEAALLAADNLASRYSKQGKFIQAWGNVSGNDNYRLIIDCLLNIPLLFWASENGGKKEYKEIAINHFNTSLRTVIREDGTTFHTFYFDKETSKPLYGKTRQGYTDDSCWARGQAWGIYGIPLTLKYISNLKLLDKDTLEIYKKVVNQFLNNQGSDDFIAYWDLDLNDDKNHSRDSSASAIAACGLLEMYKLNLLDEPTNLIYTKASNKIIESLINKYALLETKPGSPLLFHGVYSWHTNKGVDQGNIWGDYFYLEALIRLYQDLEIYW, translated from the coding sequence ATGTTTAGAAATAATAATAAAACTATTATTGAAAAAGATTTGATCTTAAAGCAAAAAACATTAAGCAAAGATTTTCTTAAAAGCGCTATAGACAAAGCTATTAAGCAAATTGACTTAAACATTGAATACTTTGGAAGTGATTTATATCCAACACCTCAAACATTCAATAATATCTATACTAAAATGGATAATACAGAATGAACTAATGGATTTTGAAGTGGAATAATTTGACTTGCTTATGAATATACTAAAGATAAAAAATATTTAGAAATAGGTCAAAAACACGTAGATGATTATCTTCATAGAATAAAGAACAAAATTGAAGTTAATCATCACGACATGGGATTCCTATATTCACTTTCTTGTGTTGCTTCATATAAATTAACTAAGAATCCAAAAGCCAAAGAAGCTGCTCTATTGGCGGCTGATAACTTAGCAAGTAGATATAGCAAGCAAGGAAAATTCATTCAAGCTTGAGGTAATGTTTCAGGAAATGATAACTATAGATTAATTATTGATTGTCTATTAAATATTCCGTTACTATTTTGAGCTAGTGAAAATGGTGGTAAAAAAGAGTATAAAGAAATAGCAATTAATCACTTCAATACATCTTTAAGAACTGTTATAAGAGAAGACGGAACAACATTCCACACATTCTATTTTGATAAAGAAACAAGTAAACCTTTATATGGAAAAACAAGACAAGGATATACTGATGATTCATGTTGAGCAAGAGGTCAAGCATGAGGAATTTATGGAATTCCGCTAACCTTAAAATACATCTCTAATTTAAAATTGCTTGATAAAGATACATTAGAAATTTATAAAAAAGTTGTTAATCAATTCTTAAATAATCAAGGTAGTGATGATTTTATAGCTTATTGAGATTTAGATCTTAATGATGATAAAAATCATTCAAGAGATAGTTCAGCTAGTGCTATAGCAGCTTGCGGATTACTTGAAATGTATAAATTAAATTTACTCGATGAACCAACTAATTTAATTTATACAAAAGCAAGTAACAAAATTATTGAATCACTAATTAATAAGTATGCACTATTAGAAACTAAACCAGGTAGCCCACTATTGTTTCATGGTGTTTATTCTTGACATACTAACAAAGGTGTTGATCAAGGTAATATATGAGGTGATTATTTCTATCTTGAAGCTTTAATTAGACTATATCAAGATTTAGAAATATATTGATAG
- the kduI gene encoding 5-dehydro-4-deoxy-D-glucuronate isomerase, producing the protein MIKTKYCRSQSEVSTMNTTELRENFLVSDLFVEGKLHLEYLHYDRIIVGGVVPTKEKIELDVSKEIGSNYFLERREVGIINIGGTGSIEYDGGVEELLNKDGLYLPVGNKKIVFKSKDGKVPAKFYLFSTQGLVSYPVVKVNISKAQAINLGDISQSNTRTIYQFFHPNVCKTNSLLMGLTILQPNNMWNTMPCHTHERRTECYLYLDVKDEHRVIHLMGKPQETKHLIVANEDFVISPAWSIHSGVGTSNYSFIWAMGGENLDYTDMQGVATKDLK; encoded by the coding sequence ATGATTAAAACAAAATATTGTAGGTCGCAATCTGAAGTGTCGACAATGAATACAACAGAATTAAGAGAAAATTTCTTAGTTAGTGATTTATTTGTTGAAGGAAAACTTCACCTTGAATATTTACACTATGACAGAATTATAGTTGGTGGTGTGGTTCCAACCAAAGAAAAAATTGAACTTGATGTTTCTAAAGAAATTGGTTCAAACTACTTTTTAGAAAGAAGAGAAGTGGGTATTATAAATATAGGAGGAACTGGAAGCATCGAATACGACGGAGGAGTTGAAGAACTTTTAAATAAAGATGGTTTATATTTACCTGTCGGAAACAAAAAAATTGTTTTTAAAAGCAAAGATGGTAAAGTGCCTGCTAAATTCTATTTATTTTCAACACAAGGATTGGTTTCATATCCGGTTGTTAAAGTAAATATTTCAAAAGCACAAGCAATTAATTTAGGTGATATTTCACAATCTAATACAAGAACAATTTATCAATTTTTCCATCCAAATGTATGTAAAACAAATTCATTATTAATGGGTCTTACTATCTTACAACCTAATAATATGTGAAATACAATGCCATGTCATACACATGAAAGAAGAACTGAATGTTATCTATATTTAGATGTAAAAGATGAACACAGAGTTATTCACTTAATGGGAAAACCACAAGAAACAAAACACCTAATAGTAGCTAATGAAGACTTTGTAATTTCACCTGCTTGAAGCATTCACTCTGGAGTAGGAACAAGTAATTATTCATTTATTTGAGCTATGGGCGGAGAGAATTTAGACTATACAGATATGCAGGGTGTTGCAACAAAGGATCTTAAATAA
- a CDS encoding MurR/RpiR family transcriptional regulator: MNNKNNIFNDEKFLNIINTDENFAYMVNWIENNSSTFLKNSQEMLCSEMFVSQASISRFVKKCGFNTFRELQVYVAKRSQEVIPKIDLSLKESNTIVDIKENVFQQYSNLSKIVYNSVDDSILETLTNDILKSDIIFIMGIGTNGEIARYYSRQFRKFGIKSYDISSIHDFIDDVEGFSNSKIHVILLSKSFKTKELITAANIMEKKNIDFSLITTNEDINNLNYKNLLTYKYFDNKSFSFDIANKIALYMVLDIILLYTATKVDPEMTTFEHSKELLKKFRL; this comes from the coding sequence ATGAATAATAAAAACAATATTTTTAATGATGAAAAATTTTTAAATATCATTAATACCGATGAGAATTTTGCCTATATGGTCAATTGAATTGAAAACAATTCATCGACGTTCTTAAAAAATAGTCAGGAAATGTTGTGCTCAGAAATGTTTGTTTCTCAAGCTTCTATTAGTAGATTTGTAAAAAAATGTGGTTTTAATACATTTAGAGAACTTCAAGTTTATGTTGCTAAAAGGTCTCAAGAGGTAATACCTAAAATTGATTTATCTCTAAAAGAAAGCAATACAATTGTTGATATTAAGGAAAACGTATTTCAACAATACTCAAATTTATCAAAAATCGTTTATAACTCTGTTGATGATTCTATTCTTGAAACACTTACAAATGACATCTTAAAATCAGACATAATTTTTATCATGGGGATAGGAACTAACGGAGAAATTGCAAGATATTACTCACGTCAATTTAGGAAATTTGGTATTAAGTCATATGATATAAGTTCAATTCATGATTTTATTGATGATGTAGAAGGTTTTTCTAATTCAAAAATACATGTAATTTTACTTTCTAAGTCCTTTAAAACTAAAGAATTAATTACAGCAGCTAATATAATGGAAAAGAAAAATATTGATTTTTCACTTATTACAACCAATGAAGATATTAATAATTTAAATTACAAAAACTTACTAACATATAAATATTTTGATAATAAATCATTTTCATTTGACATAGCAAACAAAATTGCTTTATATATGGTTCTTGATATTATTTTATTATATACAGCAACCAAGGTAGATCCAGAAATGACCACCTTTGAACATTCTAAAGAACTTCTTAAAAAATTCAGATTATAA
- a CDS encoding MIP family Ig-specific serine endopeptidase, with product MKKAKLLIKILSIGSLLTSVGVFTVSCDSNLDFDDTSKIKPESPKEPSNPVEPSNPKEPEVPKIPDKPTPPVNPEQPKPDQNEEPNKPPVNSNNELQPIKFNPNNPKEKDQINFDPITGFPMPGVRSTPMNFSNLKPGFYDFFKENQTISKPSRDEIYKEIYDRTFALKVMTKIKRDDSDGTILSDKDTPGVQSQFVLARTRATSWLFDYAKSDKSNKYSLFFATNLHVATDIANSWTNENKNTSELFDYSDPSLGQVEGISLGKSTSPYFNKINNKTSFPSNNAMFYTNLKHNIESNQNVYGTVQKGISKPKLIFTAIDFMDDNASNQFSELLKERLDGMMNYGNETMEKFWTREWLAKGKKPSYFKDIAIFQVDVNLDEVDSEFKGWINNAVSALDKSILRTKNKIIPNHDSGNIPYATYDFSSLQKAREFEGKFRNYKNFEYANTRVDNVYIGSYPDKDKLQKWAINNPIERDSFDYKSLNTYSVSTAMEIGNTSREFFFHRSMFEYGLSYKNIHWSSMFSGASGSIAYSDYGLPIGIYTGSTNNPSYSDLSSNGNLEPFSQITDYKIDINNGKSAILYAYNLIDGSNKEMYPHQKTSYRQNLNYFYNSGIGEDKITKTALFPNGFKL from the coding sequence ATGAAAAAAGCTAAATTACTAATTAAAATACTTTCAATAGGATCTTTATTAACTTCGGTTGGTGTTTTTACTGTATCATGCGATTCTAATTTAGATTTTGATGATACCTCAAAAATTAAACCTGAATCACCCAAAGAGCCTTCAAATCCTGTAGAACCTTCAAATCCTAAAGAGCCAGAAGTTCCTAAAATTCCTGATAAACCAACTCCACCTGTTAACCCCGAACAACCTAAACCAGATCAAAATGAAGAACCAAATAAACCGCCAGTGAATTCAAATAATGAATTACAACCAATAAAATTTAATCCTAATAATCCGAAAGAAAAAGATCAAATTAATTTTGATCCAATTACTGGATTTCCAATGCCAGGAGTAAGAAGCACACCAATGAACTTTTCTAATTTAAAGCCTGGATTTTATGACTTTTTTAAAGAAAATCAAACTATTTCAAAACCATCTCGCGATGAAATTTACAAAGAAATTTATGATAGAACTTTTGCTTTAAAAGTAATGACAAAAATAAAAAGGGATGATTCAGATGGAACAATTCTTTCAGATAAGGATACACCAGGAGTTCAAAGCCAATTTGTTCTAGCTAGAACAAGAGCAACTTCATGATTATTTGATTATGCTAAAAGTGATAAATCAAATAAATATTCATTATTTTTTGCTACAAATTTACATGTAGCAACCGATATAGCAAATTCATGAACAAATGAAAACAAGAATACTTCAGAACTATTTGATTATAGTGATCCTTCTTTAGGACAAGTAGAAGGAATATCATTAGGAAAAAGTACCAGTCCATATTTTAATAAAATTAATAATAAAACTTCATTTCCATCAAACAATGCAATGTTTTACACAAACTTAAAACATAATATAGAATCTAACCAAAACGTGTATGGAACAGTTCAAAAAGGAATCTCAAAACCAAAATTAATATTTACAGCTATTGATTTTATGGATGATAATGCAAGCAATCAGTTTTCTGAATTATTAAAAGAAAGATTAGATGGAATGATGAATTATGGTAACGAAACAATGGAGAAATTTTGAACTAGAGAATGACTTGCAAAAGGTAAAAAGCCAAGTTATTTTAAAGATATTGCAATATTTCAAGTTGATGTAAACTTAGATGAAGTTGATAGCGAATTCAAGGGATGAATTAATAACGCAGTTTCGGCTTTAGATAAAAGTATTTTAAGAACAAAAAACAAAATAATTCCTAACCATGATTCTGGTAATATTCCTTATGCTACCTATGATTTTAGTTCGCTACAAAAAGCTAGAGAATTTGAAGGAAAATTTAGAAACTATAAAAATTTTGAATATGCAAACACAAGAGTTGACAACGTATATATAGGTAGTTATCCAGATAAAGATAAGTTACAAAAATGAGCGATAAACAACCCAATTGAAAGAGATTCTTTTGATTATAAATCTCTTAACACTTATTCTGTTTCGACCGCAATGGAAATAGGGAACACATCAAGAGAATTCTTTTTTCATCGTTCAATGTTTGAATATGGATTAAGTTACAAAAACATCCATTGATCTTCAATGTTTAGTGGAGCTTCGGGATCAATAGCTTATAGTGATTATGGCTTGCCTATTGGAATATATACTGGAAGTACAAATAATCCTTCTTATTCAGATTTGAGTAGTAATGGAAATTTAGAGCCTTTTAGTCAAATAACAGATTATAAAATTGATATAAACAATGGAAAATCTGCAATTCTTTATGCATACAACCTTATCGACGGAAGTAATAAAGAAATGTATCCTCATCAAAAAACATCATATAGACAAAATTTAAATTACTTTTACAATTCCGGGATTGGTGAAGATAAAATTACGAAAACAGCTCTATTTCCAAATGGATTTAAACTTTAA
- a CDS encoding type I restriction-modification system subunit M — MELKDIKNVNQRIYELDPSINRNSKVIFIASLIFCLTRNKDFLNLNKLTSLINFVDEKTKPIDQLVDLASNEINNLGLEKETKESVLASLNLIRGVSTGLNNDREKLQRFIEYFISDVYYSIKSDDLFLETLYMEIDKKAEATDKGIVLTPIFAAELMVDLAEIDYKKDIVADLCSGTGLFSLLSYSKMLSNMNKDFENKKIGHGEYKTYEERLYNSIIANDSDPKMITLCLANFLLKSLNHNLIYNQDVLKLQKSTFKIEINNEKITIQPNKAILNPPYEDTHKPLDILYKNIELVTKRGSIGNKIVVIIPSQKFGNNKKVFSKILNISTLETVIKMQEDLFTDSGKSQPASIFVFNADKPHSNEDVIRYYNFTDTGFVYLKDSGLVDKNGIYKDKKNELLMKISGKWNRGKSNNFIRTWNNFYEVNKDLEFGTKINPKLVDVKKEEADITWENITIKKMLSEKEDLIKSVNNNFKDTDGSFEKYIIDILSED; from the coding sequence ATGGAACTAAAAGACATAAAGAATGTTAATCAAAGAATTTATGAACTAGACCCTAGTATAAATAGAAATAGCAAAGTTATTTTTATAGCTTCTTTGATATTTTGTTTAACAAGAAATAAAGATTTTTTAAATCTCAATAAACTAACAAGTTTAATTAATTTCGTAGATGAAAAAACTAAACCAATTGATCAACTTGTTGATTTAGCTTCAAATGAAATTAATAATTTAGGTTTGGAAAAAGAAACAAAGGAATCTGTTTTAGCATCGTTAAATTTAATTAGAGGTGTAAGTACAGGATTAAATAATGATAGAGAAAAATTACAAAGATTTATCGAATACTTTATTAGTGATGTGTATTATTCAATAAAATCAGATGACTTATTTTTAGAAACATTATATATGGAAATTGATAAAAAGGCAGAAGCTACAGATAAAGGTATTGTACTTACACCAATATTTGCAGCTGAATTAATGGTTGATTTAGCAGAAATTGACTATAAAAAGGATATAGTGGCCGATCTTTGTAGTGGTACTGGGCTCTTTTCTCTTTTATCATACTCAAAAATGTTAAGCAATATGAATAAGGACTTTGAAAACAAAAAGATCGGTCATGGAGAGTATAAAACATATGAAGAAAGATTATATAATTCAATAATTGCAAATGATAGTGATCCTAAAATGATTACACTTTGTTTAGCCAATTTTTTACTTAAATCATTAAATCATAATTTAATTTATAATCAAGATGTTTTAAAACTTCAAAAATCAACTTTTAAAATTGAGATTAATAATGAAAAAATAACAATTCAACCAAACAAAGCAATATTAAATCCTCCATATGAAGATACGCATAAACCATTAGACATTCTTTACAAAAATATAGAACTTGTAACTAAAAGGGGTTCTATTGGTAATAAAATTGTAGTCATCATTCCTTCTCAAAAATTCGGAAACAATAAAAAAGTTTTTTCTAAAATTTTAAACATTTCTACTTTGGAAACCGTCATTAAAATGCAAGAAGATTTATTTACTGATAGCGGAAAATCTCAACCAGCATCAATATTTGTTTTTAATGCAGACAAACCACATTCAAATGAAGATGTGATAAGGTACTATAATTTTACAGATACTGGTTTTGTATATTTAAAAGATAGTGGATTAGTAGATAAAAACGGAATTTATAAAGATAAAAAGAACGAATTACTTATGAAAATAAGTGGTAAATGAAACCGTGGTAAATCTAATAATTTCATTAGAACATGAAATAATTTTTATGAAGTTAATAAAGATTTGGAATTTGGAACCAAAATTAATCCTAAACTTGTTGACGTTAAAAAAGAAGAAGCAGACATAACATGAGAAAATATAACCATTAAAAAAATGCTATCTGAAAAAGAAGATTTAATTAAAAGTGTAAATAATAATTTTAAAGATACAGATGGTTCTTTTGAAAAATACATAATTGACATATTGAGCGAGGACTAG